From Streptomyces sp. 6-11-2, one genomic window encodes:
- a CDS encoding AraC family transcriptional regulator: MAPQRNVSAWRPRVPGVVEVFHAHFTEYAYPMHVHEAWTLLIVDAGAVRYDLDRHEHGTPHDTVSLLPPHVPHNGSPVGPGGFRKRVLYLDATHLGDELIGAAVDGPDVRDPVLRRRVGQVHTALALPGDELEAESRLALVGERLRAHLRPRLAVGAPRRDPALARRLRELLDERVPQGVTLDEASALVQAHPTHLVRAFSGAYGIAPHQYLMSRRVDRARRLLLAGLKPAEVAAETGFYDQAHLTRHFRKLVGVTPGRYGRGTSHGRNGK; this comes from the coding sequence ATGGCCCCGCAGCGGAACGTCTCCGCCTGGCGCCCGCGTGTCCCGGGCGTCGTGGAGGTGTTCCACGCGCACTTCACCGAGTACGCCTATCCGATGCACGTGCACGAGGCGTGGACGCTGCTGATCGTGGACGCCGGCGCCGTTCGGTACGACCTGGACCGGCACGAGCACGGCACCCCGCACGACACCGTGTCCCTGCTGCCGCCGCACGTCCCGCACAACGGCTCGCCCGTCGGCCCGGGCGGCTTCCGCAAGCGGGTGCTGTACCTGGACGCCACCCACCTCGGCGACGAGCTCATCGGGGCGGCCGTGGACGGGCCGGACGTGCGCGATCCGGTACTGCGCCGGAGGGTCGGGCAGGTGCACACCGCGCTCGCCCTGCCCGGTGACGAGCTGGAGGCGGAGAGCCGGCTGGCGCTCGTCGGCGAGCGGCTGCGCGCCCATCTGCGGCCACGGCTCGCCGTCGGGGCCCCGCGCCGCGACCCCGCCCTCGCCCGCCGGCTGCGCGAACTGCTCGACGAGCGGGTGCCGCAGGGCGTCACGCTCGACGAGGCCTCGGCTCTCGTGCAGGCCCATCCCACCCACCTGGTACGGGCGTTCAGCGGGGCGTACGGCATCGCTCCGCACCAGTACCTGATGTCCCGCCGGGTGGACCGCGCCCGCAGGCTGCTGCTGGCGGGGCTGAAACCGGCCGAGGTGGCCGCCGAGACCGGCTTCTACGACCAGGCCCATCTCACCCGGCACTTCAGGAAGCTCGTGGGGGTGACTCCGGGGCGGTACGGCCGCGGGACCTCGCACGGCAGGAACGGGAAGTGA
- a CDS encoding class I SAM-dependent methyltransferase — protein sequence MGTVTRGTTNPNRLRRMDRWIAAVHGAELRRAADPVAVDLGYGAAPWTAVELLHRLRTAAPRARVVGVEIEPARVAAAKPYERDGLVFRHGGFEVPVPQRPHLIRAANVLRQYDEEEVAAVWERLRTRLAPADGHSRGGLLVEGTCDEIGRRHVWVALGPEGPRTVTFATRLGSLDHPSDLAERLPKALIHRNVRGEPVHAFLRDFDRAWASAAPYASYGARQRWIRTVRDLAADWPVTDGPTRWRQGEVTVDWRALAPRD from the coding sequence GTGGGAACGGTGACGCGCGGGACGACCAACCCCAACCGGCTCCGCCGCATGGACCGCTGGATCGCGGCCGTGCACGGCGCCGAGTTGCGCCGGGCCGCCGATCCGGTGGCCGTCGACCTCGGCTACGGCGCCGCCCCCTGGACGGCGGTCGAACTGCTGCACCGGCTGCGCACCGCCGCTCCACGCGCGCGCGTGGTGGGCGTGGAGATCGAACCGGCCCGGGTCGCGGCCGCGAAGCCGTACGAACGCGACGGGCTCGTCTTCCGGCACGGCGGCTTCGAGGTCCCGGTCCCGCAGCGTCCGCACCTCATCCGCGCGGCGAACGTGCTGCGGCAGTACGACGAGGAAGAGGTCGCCGCCGTCTGGGAGCGGCTGCGCACGCGGCTCGCCCCAGCCGACGGGCACTCGCGCGGAGGCCTGCTGGTCGAGGGCACCTGCGACGAGATCGGCCGCCGGCACGTGTGGGTCGCGCTCGGCCCGGAGGGCCCCCGCACGGTGACCTTCGCCACCCGCCTCGGCTCCCTGGACCACCCGTCCGACCTGGCCGAACGCCTCCCGAAGGCGCTCATCCACCGCAACGTCCGCGGCGAGCCGGTGCACGCCTTCCTGCGCGACTTCGACCGCGCCTGGGCGAGCGCCGCGCCGTACGCCTCCTACGGCGCGCGCCAGCGCTGGATCCGCACGGTGCGCGACCTGGCGGCCGACTGGCCGGTGACGGACGGCCCGACGCGCTGGCGACAGGGCGAAGTGACGGTCGACTGGCGGGCGTTGGCACCGCGCGACTGA
- a CDS encoding C40 family peptidase, protein MGRRRHTVLAAAVTVVCAVTLLGAPGTAFARALPDPAPSASPAPSPSPSVTLAPDKDLQAVRAKLEELYHDAAVATDAYNLAKEKAEKQSAEITDLNRKIADEQRKLDGLKDRAGAAARAQYRTGGLPPEVQLMLGNDPQDFFDGAGRVLQGQRATKGLIEETTRTQQDLKLYADDAADRWQKLEAGRKAKAAAKKRIKERIKEAEQLEATLEKRQRERLAELERQAADQAQSAWLGTGILDELNGKASAAGKKAVEFATAQLGKPYEWGAEGPRTYDCSGLTSQAWSAAGNPVPRTSQQQWRQLKRVDIKDMRPGDLVIYFGDASHVGMYVGDGTIVHAPRPGRTVTLAGAGSMPILGVVRPDAD, encoded by the coding sequence ATGGGACGGCGCAGGCACACCGTGCTCGCGGCGGCCGTGACCGTGGTCTGCGCGGTCACGCTGCTCGGAGCGCCGGGCACCGCGTTCGCACGCGCACTGCCGGACCCGGCCCCGTCCGCCTCCCCCGCTCCCTCGCCCTCCCCCTCCGTCACGCTCGCGCCGGACAAGGACCTCCAGGCCGTCCGCGCCAAGCTGGAGGAGCTGTACCACGACGCGGCCGTCGCCACCGACGCCTACAACCTGGCCAAGGAGAAGGCGGAGAAGCAGTCCGCCGAGATCACCGACCTGAACCGGAAGATCGCCGACGAGCAGCGGAAACTGGACGGCCTGAAGGACCGCGCCGGCGCCGCGGCCCGCGCCCAGTACCGCACGGGCGGTCTGCCGCCCGAGGTCCAGCTGATGCTGGGCAACGACCCGCAGGACTTCTTCGACGGCGCCGGCCGGGTGCTCCAGGGCCAGCGGGCGACCAAGGGCCTGATCGAGGAAACGACCCGCACCCAGCAGGACTTGAAGCTGTACGCGGACGACGCCGCCGACCGCTGGCAGAAGCTGGAGGCGGGCCGCAAGGCCAAGGCCGCGGCGAAGAAGCGGATCAAGGAGCGGATCAAGGAGGCCGAGCAACTCGAGGCCACGCTGGAGAAACGGCAGCGCGAGCGCCTCGCCGAACTGGAGCGGCAGGCCGCCGACCAGGCGCAGTCGGCCTGGCTGGGCACCGGCATCCTCGACGAGCTCAACGGCAAGGCGTCCGCGGCGGGCAAAAAGGCGGTCGAGTTCGCCACGGCCCAGCTCGGCAAGCCGTACGAGTGGGGCGCCGAGGGTCCCCGGACGTACGACTGCTCGGGACTCACCTCCCAGGCCTGGTCGGCGGCCGGGAACCCCGTCCCGCGCACCTCGCAGCAGCAGTGGAGGCAGCTGAAGCGCGTGGACATCAAGGACATGCGGCCCGGCGACCTGGTCATCTACTTCGGCGACGCCAGCCATGTCGGGATGTACGTCGGCGACGGCACGATCGTCCACGCCCCGCGGCCGGGACGCACGGTGACGCTCGCCGGGGCGGGCTCGATGCCGATCCTGGGCGTCGTACGGCCCGACGCGGACTGA
- a CDS encoding MFS transporter, translated as MSVASLRRAARETVSGLPREFWWLWTSTLVNRLGAFVATFMALYLTLGRGYSASYAGLVAALHGLGGVVSSLAGGVMADRLGRRPTLLVAQASTAVSVAALGFVRDPLAIAAVAFLVGMASNASRPAVQAMMADIVRPEDRVRAFSLNYWAINLGFAVSSMAAGFIAEYSYLAGFLIEAAMTLACAIVVFLKVPESRPGTDAQVSHEGGDAVRLWTVLRDGRFMGVVGASFLIAVVFQQGAVGLPVAMGRAGFTPADYGMAIAVNGVLIVALQIPVTRFIEHRDPGRLLIVSALLAGYGFGLTAFAGSVGVFALTVCVWTLGEMINAPTQTGLVVRLSPVHGRGRYQGVYTLSWSVAALVAPLMSGAVIDRLGAEWLWGMCAAVGTAAALSYWVLMRRLPKAEPTTVESRTEPRTEVGTA; from the coding sequence ATGTCCGTCGCCAGTCTCAGACGTGCCGCCCGGGAGACCGTCTCCGGGCTCCCCCGTGAGTTCTGGTGGCTGTGGACCAGCACCCTCGTCAACCGGCTGGGCGCCTTCGTCGCCACGTTCATGGCGCTGTACCTGACCCTCGGCCGCGGTTACTCCGCCTCGTACGCCGGTCTGGTCGCCGCGCTGCACGGGCTCGGCGGCGTCGTCTCCTCGCTCGCCGGGGGTGTGATGGCGGACCGGCTCGGACGGCGGCCGACCCTGCTCGTCGCCCAGGCCTCCACCGCCGTGTCCGTCGCGGCGCTCGGGTTCGTCCGGGATCCCCTCGCCATCGCCGCCGTCGCCTTCCTGGTCGGTATGGCCAGCAACGCCTCCCGGCCGGCCGTGCAGGCGATGATGGCCGACATCGTGCGCCCCGAGGACCGGGTCCGCGCCTTCTCCCTCAACTACTGGGCGATCAACCTCGGCTTCGCCGTCTCCTCCATGGCGGCCGGCTTCATCGCCGAGTACAGCTATCTCGCCGGCTTCCTGATCGAGGCCGCGATGACGCTGGCCTGCGCGATCGTCGTCTTCCTGAAGGTGCCCGAGTCCCGGCCGGGCACGGACGCGCAGGTGAGCCACGAGGGCGGCGACGCCGTCCGGCTGTGGACCGTCCTGCGGGACGGGCGGTTCATGGGCGTCGTCGGGGCATCCTTCCTGATCGCCGTCGTCTTCCAGCAGGGGGCGGTCGGGCTGCCGGTCGCCATGGGCCGGGCCGGGTTCACGCCCGCCGACTACGGCATGGCCATCGCCGTCAACGGGGTCCTGATCGTCGCCCTGCAGATCCCGGTCACCCGTTTCATCGAGCACCGGGACCCCGGGCGGCTGCTGATCGTCTCCGCCCTGCTCGCGGGGTACGGCTTCGGGCTCACGGCGTTCGCCGGGTCGGTCGGCGTGTTCGCGCTCACGGTGTGCGTGTGGACCCTCGGCGAGATGATCAACGCGCCCACCCAGACCGGGCTGGTCGTCCGGCTCTCCCCGGTGCACGGGCGCGGGCGCTACCAGGGCGTCTACACCCTGTCCTGGTCGGTGGCCGCCCTGGTCGCGCCGCTGATGTCCGGTGCCGTCATCGACCGGCTCGGTGCCGAGTGGCTCTGGGGCATGTGCGCGGCCGTCGGCACGGCCGCCGCCCTCAGCTACTGGGTCCTGATGCGCCGCCTGCCGAAGGCCGAACCGACCACCGTGGAGTCCCGCACCGAGCCCCGTACCGAGGTCGGCACGGCGTGA
- the mshA gene encoding D-inositol-3-phosphate glycosyltransferase, translating into MSQYVSRLGRRSPTAPPRLRLHRRPRRVAMLSVHTSPLHQPGTGDAGGMNVYIVELAQRLAAQGVEVEVFTRATAGDLPPAVELAPGVLVRHVDAGPYEGLAKEDLPAQLCAFTHGVMQAWAGHRPGHYDLVHSHYWLSGHVGWLAAQRWGVPLVHAMHTMAKVKNASLAEGDTPEPAARVIGETQIVAAADRLIANTDEEAAELVRHYSADPAKVAVVHPGVNLTRFRPGDGRAAARARLGLPQDALIPLFAGRIQPLKAPDVLLRAVGVLLDQRPELRSRIVVPVVGGPSGSGLAKPEGLQKLAARLGIADVVRFCPPVGQDRLADWFRAASVLVMPSYSESFGLVAIEAQATGTPVLAASVGGLPVAVREGETGFLVQGHDPADYAHLLRRFADNPHLADRMGAAAARHARSFGWDASAAATADVYTAALQAHRRRVRSPHG; encoded by the coding sequence GTGAGCCAGTACGTCAGCAGGCTCGGGCGTCGTTCCCCGACGGCACCCCCGCGGCTGCGACTGCACCGCCGGCCCCGGCGCGTCGCCATGCTCTCCGTGCACACCTCACCGCTCCACCAGCCCGGCACGGGCGACGCCGGCGGCATGAACGTCTACATCGTGGAACTCGCCCAGCGTCTGGCCGCCCAGGGCGTCGAGGTCGAGGTCTTCACCCGCGCCACCGCGGGGGACCTGCCGCCCGCCGTCGAACTCGCCCCGGGCGTCCTCGTCCGGCACGTCGACGCCGGCCCCTACGAAGGCCTGGCCAAGGAGGACCTGCCCGCCCAGCTGTGCGCCTTCACGCACGGCGTGATGCAGGCCTGGGCCGGCCACCGCCCCGGCCACTACGACCTCGTCCACTCCCACTACTGGCTCTCCGGACACGTCGGCTGGCTCGCCGCGCAGCGCTGGGGCGTCCCCCTGGTGCACGCCATGCACACCATGGCCAAGGTCAAGAACGCCAGCCTGGCCGAGGGCGACACCCCCGAGCCCGCCGCCCGCGTCATCGGCGAGACCCAGATCGTCGCCGCCGCCGACCGGCTGATCGCCAACACCGACGAGGAGGCCGCCGAACTCGTACGGCACTACAGCGCCGATCCCGCCAAGGTCGCCGTCGTACACCCCGGCGTGAACCTCACCCGCTTCCGCCCCGGCGACGGTCGCGCCGCCGCCCGCGCCCGCCTCGGCCTGCCGCAGGACGCCCTGATCCCGCTGTTCGCCGGCCGTATACAGCCGCTCAAGGCCCCCGACGTGCTGCTGAGGGCCGTGGGCGTCCTCCTCGACCAGCGGCCCGAACTGCGCTCCCGCATCGTCGTCCCCGTCGTCGGCGGCCCGAGCGGCAGCGGCCTCGCCAAGCCGGAGGGCCTGCAGAAGCTGGCCGCCCGGCTCGGCATCGCCGACGTCGTACGGTTCTGCCCGCCGGTCGGGCAGGACCGGCTCGCCGACTGGTTCCGGGCCGCGTCCGTCCTGGTCATGCCCTCCTACAGCGAGTCCTTCGGCCTGGTCGCGATAGAGGCGCAGGCGACCGGCACTCCGGTCCTTGCCGCCTCGGTCGGCGGGCTGCCGGTGGCCGTACGGGAGGGTGAGACCGGATTCCTGGTCCAGGGCCACGATCCGGCCGACTACGCGCACCTACTGCGCCGCTTCGCGGACAACCCCCACCTCGCCGACCGGATGGGCGCCGCCGCCGCCCGGCACGCACGGTCCTTCGGCTGGGACGCGTCGGCGGCGGCCACGGCGGACGTGTACACGGCCGCGTTGCAGGCCCACCGGCGTCGCGTACGCTCGCCCCATGGGTAG
- a CDS encoding YbjN domain-containing protein has translation MGSATGATGEAEQQRATRVVEDVLKGAELDWESPRSGNYVVKLPGIRKLSTTLSMIVGRHSLSLNAFVIRHPDENEPAVHRWLLERNLKLYGVSYAVDQLGDIYLTGRLPLAAVTADEVDRLLGQVLEAADGSFNTLLELGFASAIRREYAWRVSRGESTRNLEAFAHLTQRPAD, from the coding sequence ATGGGTAGCGCCACGGGTGCCACGGGTGAGGCGGAGCAGCAACGCGCGACGCGGGTCGTCGAGGACGTCCTCAAGGGCGCCGAACTGGACTGGGAGAGCCCGCGGTCCGGCAACTACGTCGTGAAGCTCCCCGGCATCCGCAAGCTGTCGACCACCCTGTCGATGATCGTCGGCCGGCACTCGCTGTCCCTGAACGCCTTCGTCATCCGTCACCCCGACGAGAACGAACCCGCCGTCCACCGCTGGCTGCTGGAGCGCAACCTCAAGCTGTACGGCGTGAGTTACGCCGTCGACCAGCTCGGTGACATCTACCTCACCGGCCGGTTGCCGCTGGCCGCCGTGACCGCCGACGAGGTCGACCGGCTGCTCGGCCAGGTCCTGGAGGCGGCCGACGGCAGCTTCAACACCCTCCTGGAGCTCGGCTTCGCCTCGGCGATCCGCCGCGAGTACGCCTGGCGCGTCTCGCGCGGCGAATCGACCCGCAACCTCGAGGCGTTCGCGCACCTGACCCAGCGTCCGGCCGACTGA
- a CDS encoding DUF2000 domain-containing protein, which yields MQRTYKTARYRVRESRPMNDEQPIRFDTKIAVLLREDLETWQRLNVTAFLVSGLGTTVPEIIGEPYEDADEVPYLPMFRQPVLVFQGAKETLTAAHGRALSRALPRAVFTSDLFTTGNDRDNRAAVRAVPTGELDLVGLAVHGPRNAVDKVLKGARMHP from the coding sequence ATGCAAAGAACGTACAAGACGGCGCGGTACCGCGTTCGGGAGTCTCGTCCCATGAACGACGAGCAGCCCATCCGCTTCGACACCAAGATCGCCGTCCTGCTGCGCGAGGACCTGGAGACCTGGCAGCGCCTGAACGTCACCGCGTTCCTGGTCAGCGGCCTCGGCACGACGGTCCCGGAGATCATCGGGGAGCCGTACGAGGACGCCGACGAGGTGCCGTACCTGCCGATGTTCCGCCAGCCGGTGCTGGTCTTCCAGGGCGCCAAGGAGACGCTGACCGCGGCGCACGGGCGGGCCCTGTCCCGGGCCCTGCCGCGCGCCGTCTTCACCTCCGACCTGTTCACCACGGGCAACGACCGTGACAACCGGGCCGCGGTCCGGGCCGTGCCGACCGGCGAGCTGGACCTCGTGGGCCTCGCTGTCCACGGCCCGCGCAACGCGGTGGACAAGGTGCTGAAGGGCGCGCGGATGCACCCTTAG
- a CDS encoding phosphoglyceromutase — protein MADAPYKLILLRHGESEWNAKNLFTGWVDVNLNEKGEKEAVRGGELLKDAGLLPDVVHTSVQKRAIRTAQLALEAADRHWIPVHRSWRLNERHYGALQGKDKAQTLQEFGEEQFMLWRRSYDTPPPPLDRDAEYSQFSDPRYAALPPELRPQTECLKDVVVRMLPYWFDSVVPDLLSGRTVLVAAHGNSLRALVKHLDQISDADIAGLNIPTGIPLYYELDADFRPVTPGGKYLDPDAAAAAIEAVKNQGKKK, from the coding sequence ATGGCCGACGCACCGTACAAGCTGATCCTGCTCCGCCACGGCGAGAGCGAGTGGAACGCGAAGAACCTGTTCACCGGCTGGGTGGACGTCAACCTCAACGAGAAGGGCGAAAAGGAGGCAGTCCGCGGCGGTGAGCTGCTGAAGGACGCCGGCCTGCTGCCCGACGTGGTCCACACCTCCGTCCAGAAGCGCGCGATCCGCACGGCCCAGCTCGCGCTGGAGGCCGCCGACCGCCACTGGATCCCGGTCCACCGCTCCTGGCGTCTGAACGAGCGCCACTACGGTGCTCTCCAGGGCAAGGACAAGGCCCAGACCCTTCAGGAGTTCGGCGAGGAGCAGTTCATGCTGTGGCGCCGCTCCTACGACACCCCGCCGCCGCCGCTGGACCGCGACGCCGAGTACTCCCAGTTCTCCGACCCGCGCTACGCGGCCCTCCCGCCGGAGCTGCGCCCGCAGACGGAGTGCCTGAAGGACGTCGTCGTCCGCATGCTCCCGTACTGGTTCGACTCGGTCGTCCCCGACCTCCTGTCCGGCCGGACGGTCCTGGTCGCCGCCCACGGCAACAGCCTGCGCGCCCTGGTCAAGCACCTCGACCAGATCTCGGACGCCGACATCGCGGGCCTCAACATCCCCACCGGCATCCCCCTCTACTACGAACTCGACGCCGACTTCCGCCCCGTCACCCCGGGCGGCAAGTACCTCGACCCGGACGCCGCGGCAGCCGCCATCGAGGCGGTCAAGAACCAGGGCAAGAAGAAGTAG
- a CDS encoding PP2C family protein-serine/threonine phosphatase translates to MPVPVPRQRTVPAAECDQTQTASHGDGTSAAQAPRKEVTVEKDNRAGTQANNTQLTLLLIEDDPVGSPMVPELLDSSGKAIRVRRARNLTEAERLLTDDVHCILLDLALTAPGRSSGDDELAVLRHVLELAPRHAVLALTSSGDAERAAQAVRVGAQDYLFRDELDGRLLSRAIRYAVERKRSDTAERRLAEGRLRAQENRRLERGLLPTPLLDGSTLRFASRYRPGRSRALLGGDFYDAVRTPDGTVHAMIGDVSGHGPDEAALGVELRIAWRALTLAGLCGDELLGTLQQVLEHERSDDEIFATLCAVDIAPDGRRAGLCLAGHPSPLVITPGKPARLLPYENNGPALGLLPGARWPRMQVELGAEWSLMLYTDGLIEGRVGQDGERLGQDGMVEVVRRGLDQGLRGEGLLRATVNEVRGLNGGELTDDVAVVLLDREP, encoded by the coding sequence ATGCCCGTGCCCGTACCGCGGCAGAGGACAGTCCCGGCCGCGGAGTGCGACCAGACGCAGACCGCGTCCCACGGCGACGGCACCTCCGCAGCACAGGCCCCGCGTAAGGAAGTAACGGTCGAGAAGGACAACCGCGCCGGCACCCAGGCCAACAACACCCAGCTCACGCTGCTGCTGATCGAGGACGACCCGGTCGGCTCGCCGATGGTGCCCGAACTGCTCGACTCGTCCGGCAAGGCGATCCGCGTGCGCAGGGCCCGCAACCTCACCGAGGCCGAGCGGCTGCTCACCGACGACGTCCACTGCATCCTGCTGGACCTCGCGCTGACCGCCCCCGGCCGGTCCTCGGGCGACGACGAGCTGGCCGTGCTCAGGCACGTGCTCGAACTCGCGCCCCGGCACGCCGTCCTCGCGCTCACCTCCTCCGGTGACGCCGAGCGCGCCGCCCAGGCGGTGCGGGTCGGCGCCCAGGACTACCTGTTCCGCGACGAGCTGGACGGGCGGCTGCTCAGCCGGGCGATCCGCTACGCGGTGGAGCGCAAGCGCTCCGACACGGCCGAGCGCAGGCTCGCCGAGGGCAGGCTGCGCGCGCAGGAGAACCGGCGCCTGGAGCGTGGCCTGCTGCCGACCCCCCTGCTGGACGGGTCGACGCTGCGCTTCGCCTCCCGCTACCGCCCCGGCCGCTCGCGCGCGCTGCTCGGCGGCGACTTCTACGACGCCGTCCGCACCCCCGACGGCACCGTGCACGCCATGATCGGCGATGTCTCCGGACACGGCCCCGACGAAGCGGCGCTGGGCGTGGAGCTGCGTATCGCCTGGCGGGCACTGACCCTGGCCGGGCTGTGCGGGGACGAGCTGCTGGGCACGCTCCAGCAGGTGCTGGAGCACGAGCGCTCCGACGACGAGATCTTCGCGACGCTGTGCGCGGTGGACATAGCGCCCGACGGGCGCCGCGCGGGACTGTGCCTGGCCGGCCACCCGTCACCGCTGGTGATCACTCCCGGCAAGCCCGCCCGGCTGCTGCCGTACGAGAACAACGGCCCCGCCCTGGGCCTGCTGCCCGGCGCCCGCTGGCCCCGGATGCAGGTGGAGCTGGGCGCCGAGTGGAGCCTGATGCTCTACACCGACGGCCTGATCGAGGGCCGGGTCGGGCAGGACGGTGAGCGGCTGGGCCAGGACGGCATGGTCGAGGTGGTCCGCCGCGGGCTCGACCAGGGTCTGCGCGGGGAGGGACTGCTGCGGGCGACGGTGAACGAGGTGCGCGGACTCAACGGCGGCGAGCTCACCGACGACGTGGCGGTGGTCCTGCTGGACCGGGAGCCGTAG